In Gossypium hirsutum isolate 1008001.06 chromosome D06, Gossypium_hirsutum_v2.1, whole genome shotgun sequence, one genomic interval encodes:
- the LOC107939577 gene encoding MDIS1-interacting receptor like kinase 2, translating into MMKSLTVLAPLILCVTLLFSSLNVASDSAAEALAILKWKASLQSQNHSVLLSWNTSNDPNTKTSPCAWFGIHCNHADSVTKINLTGYGVKGTLHSFPFSSLPNLAELDLSTNELYGIIPPKISQLSKLTYLDLSDNQFSGQIPPEISHLVHLQTLHLAGNQLNSSIPREIGQLKFLTDLALCSNKLNGCIPASLGKLSRLVSLLLYNNSLSGPIPPELGNLRNLVEVYLDTNRLTGPIPSTFGNLKKLTVLHMFNNSLSGPIPSELGNMESLSEISLYHNNLSGLIPTSFGDLRHLTVAHLYENQLSGPIPEEIGNLNSLVDLELSENQLNGSIPASLGSLSNLEILHLRDNRLSGSIPNEIGNLMKLIVLELDHNNLTGNLPQGICRGGSLEYFTAADNQLTGPIPQGLKNCTSLKRVYLERNRLRGNISEDLGVYPNLRFIELSDNELYGEVSSNWGLCRSLQSLSIARNNLSGTIPAEIGNSRQIHRLDLSSNHLVGEIPKKISKLTSLLYLFLNGNQLSGSVPLELGLMSKLLYLDLSANQLSKSIPETIGNLSMSFYLNLSINRFSQRIPIQVGKLTTLVRLDLSHNMLSGEIPGEFRSLQSLETLNLSHNNLSGEIPSSLEKLRGLYTVDISYNELQGPIPNCQAFLNASGQELGGNKGLCGNARGLPPCTPFSKKGHNNNKTILVVMFSLLSVSCLLISSIALLFAFKKRKKDADEGRQSNASDEIFFSLSPFNGRKLFEEIIRATKDFDAQYCIGKGGYGNVYKAELSSGDVVAVKKFHLLHTSEMADQRQFLNEVRALVETRHRNIVKFYGFSSSAGHSFLVYKYLERGSLASVLSKNEESKKLDWNNRVNIVKGVVNALSYLHHDCSPPIVHRDITSNNILLDLEYEAHLSDFGIAKLLNPDSSNWSNIAGTYGYIAPELSYTMQVTEKCDVFSFGVLALELISGAYPGEFLSNLSIVTAESIPLNNVLDQRLSPPPPEVVNKLVFILNLAVSCLDNNPKSRPTMHTVSQLVFDHI; encoded by the exons ATGATGAAGAGTTTAACCGTGCTTGCCCCCTTAATCTTGTGTGTTACTTTACTATTTTCTTCTCTTAATGTCGCTTCTGATTCTGCAGCAGAAGCATTGGCAATCCTCAAATGGAAAGCCAGCCTTCAAAGCCAAAACCATTCTGTTTTGCTTTCCTGGAATACATCCAACGACCCAAATACCAAAACAAGTCCTTGTGCTTGGTTTGGAATCCATTGCAACCATGCTGACAGTGTTACTAAGATTAACCTCACTGGCTATGGTGTAAAAGGTACGCTCCATTCATTTCCATTCTCGTCTTTGCCTAATCTTGCAGAGTTGGACCTTAGCACCAATGAACTTTATGGCATAATCCCACCTAAAATCAGTCAGCTCTCCAAACTCACCTACCTCGATTTATCCGATAACCAGTTCTCTGGCCAAATCCCACCTGAAATTAGCCACCTTGTACATCTTCAGACCCTCCATCTTGCTGGAAATCAGTTGAACAGCTCAATTCCTCGAGAAATTGGTCAGCTCAAATTTCTCACTGACCTTGCCTTGTGTAGCAACAAGCTAAATGGTTGCATTCCTGCTTCTCTCGGTAAACTAAGTCGACTTGTTTCCTTGCTTCTCTATAATAATTCCCTTTCTGGTCCCATTCCTCCAGAATTGGGAAACCTTAGGAATTTAGTTGAAGTTTACCTGGACACCAACCGTCTAACTGGTCCCATCCCTTCCACATTTGGAAACTTGAAAAAACTGACGGTGCTTCATATGTTTAACAATAGTCTTTCAGGTCCCATCCCCTCTGAGTTAGGGAATATGGAATCTCTTTCTGAAATAAGCCTTTATCACAACAATCTATCTGGCTTGATCCCAACCTCATTTGGTGACTTGAGACATCTTACAGTTGCCCACCTTTATGAAAATCAACTCTCTGGGCCAATTCCTGAGGAGATAGGAAACTTGAATTCTCTTGTTGACCTGGAGTTGAGTGAAAACCAACTCAATGGCTCTATTCCTGCTTCACTTGGCAGTTTGAGCAACTTGGAAATTCTGCATCTCCGAGACAACCGACTCTCAGGTTCCATTCCTAATGAAATCGGAAACTTGATGAAGTTGATCGTGTTAGAACTAGACCACAACAATCTGACAGGAAATTTGCCGCAAGGCATTTGCCGTGGTGGATCACTTGAATACTTCACAGCAGCAGACAACCAGCTTACCGGGCCAATCCCTCAAGGGTTGAAAAATTGCACTAGCTTGAAGAGAGTCTACCTTGAAAGAAACCGACTCAGAGGAAATATATCTGAAGATTTAGGCGTTTACCCAAACCTAAGATTCATTGAATTAAGTGACAACGAACTTTATGGTGAAGTGTCTTCCAATTGGGGATTGTGCAGAAGCTTACAGAGCCTATCTATTGCAAGGAACAATCTCAGTGGCACAATACCAGCTGAGATTGGAAACTCACGTCAGATACACAGGCTTGATCTTTCTTCAAATCATTTAGTTGGGGAGATTCCAAAGAAAATTTCAAAGTTGACATCTTTGCTTTATCTTTTTTTGAATGGGAATCAACTTTCTGGTAGTGTACCCTTGGAACTAGGACTTATGTCCAAGCTTTTGTATCTAGATTTGTCTGCAAACCAATTGAGCAAGTCCATCCCTGAAACTATTGGGAATCTGTCCATGTCATTCTACTTGAATTTGAGCATCAATCGGTTTAGCCAAAGAATTCCAATTCAAGTAGGCAAGTTAACTACCTTGGTTCGACTAGATTTGAGTCACAACATGCTTTCAGGGGAGATTCCAGGGGAATTTCGAAGTTTGCAGAGCTTGGAGACACTAAACCTTTCTCACAATAATCTCTCTGGTGAAATACCATCCTCTTTGGAGAAGCTCCGAGGCTTGTACACTGTTGACATTTCATATAATGAACTCCAGGGTCCCATTCCCAACTGCCAAGCATTTCTAAATGCTTCAGGACAAGAATTGGGAGGGAACAAAGGATTATGTGGCAATGCTAGAGGATTACCGCCTTGCACACCTTTTTCTAAGAAGGGTCACAACAACAACAAAACCATTTTAGTAGTTATGTTCTCTCTTTTATCGGTTTCTTGTCTCTTGATTTCATCAATTGCTTTGTTGTTTGCCTTCAAGAAGAGGAAGAAAGATGCAGATGAAGGAAGGCAAAGCAATGCAAGTGATGAGATATTTTTCTCATTATCTCCCTTTAATGGAAGAAAATTGTTTGAAGAGATCATTAGAGCTACCAAAGATTTTGATGCTCAATATTGCATTGGGAAGGGAGGATATGGAAACGTATACAAAGCAGAGCTGTCATCAGGAGATGTTGTAGCTGTGAAGAAATTCCATCTGTTGCATACCAGTGAAATGGCAGATCAAAGACAGTTCCTAAATGAGGTTAGGGCATTAGTAGAAACAAGACACAGAAATATTGTGAAGTTCTATGGTTTTTCTTCCTCTGCAGGTCATTCCTTTTTAGTATACAAGTATCTTGAAAGGGGTAGCTTGGCTTCTGTTCTCAGTAAGAATGAAGAATCTAAGAAATTGGACTGGAACAATAGGGTGAATATTGTCAAAGGTGTTGTTAATGCCCTCTCCTATTTGCACCATGACTGTTCACCGCCCATTGTTCATCGAGATATAACAAGCAACAACATTTTGCTTGATTTGGAGTATGAAGCTCACCTTTCAGACTTTGGCATTGCTAAGCTTCTCAATCCAGACTCATCCAATTGGAGTAATATTGCTGGAACATACGGATACATTGCACCAG AGCTTTCCTACACCATGCAAGTTACTGAAAAATGTGATGTGTTTAGTTTTGGTGTGCTGGCATTGGAATTGATATCCGGGGCATATCCGGGTGAATTTCTCTCTAATCTATCAATTGTAACAGCAGAAAGCATTCCACTAAACAATGTGTTGGATCAAAGGCTTTCGCCTCCTCCGCCAGAAGTTGTGAACAAACTCGTATTCATCCTGAACCTGGCTGTTTCATGTTTAGATAACAATCCAAAATCTAGGCCAACCATGCACACTGTTTCTCAGCTGGTGTTCGACCACATCTAG
- the LOC107939578 gene encoding MDIS1-interacting receptor like kinase 2-like, which yields MKSLTLLAPLLLCVTLLFSSLNVASDSAAEALAILKWKASLQSQNHSVLLSWNTSNDPYTKTSPCAWFGIHCNHADSVTKINLTGYGVKGTLHSFPFSSLPNLAELDLSINELYGIIPHNISQLSKLTYLDLSYNQFSGQIPPEISHLLHLQTLHLAGNQLNGSIPQELGQLKFLTDLALCSNKLNGCIPASLGKLSRLLSLILFDNSLSGPIPPELGNLRNLVEVYLDTNHLTGPIPSTFGNLKKLTVLQMFNNSLSGPIPSELGNMESLSEISLYHNNLSGLIPTSFGDLRHLTVAHLYENQLSGPIPEEIGNLNSLVDLELCENQLNGSIPASLGSLSNLEILFLRDNRLSGSIPNEIGNLMKLIVLELDHNNLTGNLPQGICRGGSLEYFTAADNQLTGPIPQGLKNCTSLKRVYLERNRLRGNISEDLGVYPNLRFIELSDNELYGEVSSNWGLCRSLQSLSIARNNLSGTIPAEIGNSRQIHRLDLSSNHLVGEIPKKISKLTSLLYLF from the coding sequence ATGAAGAGTTTAACCTTGCTTGCTCCCTTACTCTTGTGTGTTACTTTACTATTTTCTTCTCTTAATGTCGCTTCTGATTCTGCAGCTGAAGCATTGGCAATCCTCAAATGGAAAGCCAGCCTTCAAAGCCAAAACCATTCTGTTTTGCTTTCCTGGAATACTTCCAACGACCCATATACCAAAACAAGTCCTTGTGCTTGGTTTGGAATCCATTGCAATCATGCTGACAGTGTTACTAAGATTAACCTCACTGGCTATGGTGTAAAAGGTACGCTCCATTCATTTCCATTCTCGTCTTTGCCTAATCTTGCAGAGTTGGACCTTAGCATCAATGAACTTTATGGCATAATCCCACATAATATCAGTCAGCTCTCCAAACTAACCTACCTCGATTTATCCTATAACCAGTTCTCTGGGCAAATACCACCTGAAATTAGCCACCTTCTACATCTTCAGACCCTTCACCTTGCTGGAAATCAGTTGAACGGCTCAATTCCTCAAGAACTTGGTCAGCTCAAATTTCTCACTGACCTTGCCTTGTGTAGCAACAAGCTAAATGGTTGCATTCCTGCTTCTCTTGGTAAACTAAGTCGACTTCTTTCCTTAATTCTCTTTGATAATTCCCTTTCTGGTCCCATTCCTCCAGAATTGGGAAACCTTAGGAATTTGGTTGAAGTTTACCTGGACACCAACCATCTAACTGGTCCAATCCCTTCCACGTTTGGAAACTTGAAAAAACTGACGGTGCTTCAGATGTTTAACAATAGTCTTTCAGGTCCCATCCCCTCTGAGTTAGGGAATATGGAATCTCTTTCTGAAATAAGCCTTTATCACAACAATCTATCTGGCTTGATCCCAACCTCATTTGGTGACTTGAGACATCTTACAGTTGCCCACCTTTATGAAAATCAACTCTCTGGTCCAATTCCTGAGGAGATAGGAAACTTGAATTCTCTTGTTGACCTGGAGTTGTGTGAAAACCAACTCAATGGCTCTATTCCTGCTTCACTTGGCAGTTTGAGCAACTTGGAAATTCTGTTCCTCCGAGACAACCGACTCTCAGGTTCCATTCCTAATGAAATCGGAAACTTGATGAAGTTGATCGTGTTAGAACTAGACCACAACAATCTGACAGGAAATTTGCCGCAAGGCATTTGCCGTGGTGGATCACTTGAATACTTCACAGCAGCTGACAACCAGCTTACCGGGCCAATCCCTCAAGGGTTGAAAAATTGCACTAGCTTGAAGAGAGTCTACCTTGAAAGAAACCGACTCAGAGGAAATATATCTGAAGATTTAGGCGTTTACCCAAACCTAAGATTCATTGAATTAAGTGACAACGAACTTTATGGTGAAGTGTCTTCCAATTGGGGATTGTGCAGGAGCTTACAGAGCCTATCTATTGCAAGGAACAATCTCAGTGGCACAATACCAGCTGAGATTGGAAACTCACGTCAGATACACAGGCTTGATCTTTCTTCAAATCATTTAGTTGGGGAGATTCCAAAGAAAATTTCAAAGTTGACATCTTTGCTTTATCTTTTTTGA